A window of Desulfobulbus oralis genomic DNA:
GTATCAGTCAGGGGAGTTCACGCGGGAAGAAGTGGCCAAAATGTTTGGCTACACCACGACCACCATTGGTAACTGGATGCGGACCTTCAAAAAGGAAGGCCGGATCACGTCGTTGCCGCGAGGCCACAGAGCGCCGGCGTTCACAGCCGGGGAGCAACAGCAGTTACGGGAGCTTGTGCGGAAACAGCCCGATATGACCCTTGAAGAAATCAGGACGCATTTTGGCAAAAACTGTTCTCTGCCCACGGTGTCCAATACGCTGGCCAGACTGGGGCTCACGTTTAAAAAAAGACGTTAAAGGCCAGTGAACAGGTGGAACGGGCAGACATTGTCCAGGCCCGTGAAGAGTGGCGCAGGGTGCAGGATGAAACGCCGTGCGAGCATCTGGTGTTTCTGGACGAAAGCGGCGCAAAAACGAATATGACGCGCCTGTACGGTCGTGCGCCTCTGGGCGAGCGGTGCTTCGACCATGCGCCGGATGGTCGCTGGAAAACGGTGACCATGCTGTCCTCCATTCGCCTTGATGGCACCACGGAATGTCTGGTGTTTGCTGGCGCGTTGGACAGGCGCACCTTTGAAGCATACGTAAAGGAGAGTCTTGCGCCTGCGCTGAAAGAGGGTGATGTGGTTGTGATGGACAATTTGCGTGCGCATAAATCTCCGACAGCGCAGCAGGCGATTGCAGCGCGCGGAGCACGAGTGCTTTTCCTGCCTGCGTACAGCCCGGATTTGAACCCGATAGAAAAGATGTGGAGCAAGGTGAAACAGCTTTTGCGAGGCTTCAAAGCATGGAACACAGACGAGCTTTTTACCGCCATTGGCCAGGCCCTGGACAAGGTCACCGCAAGCGATGCCAAAGGCTGGTTCGCTTCATGTGGGTATAGTAATTTTCAAAGTTAAAACGCTCTAATTCCGCCTGATAGGCTGCATGGTCAAAACTCATGGCATGTTCTCCCTGTTAAAAACTGGTAAAGGTAATGGTGGTATTCGGTTGCTGATCGTGTACGCCAAAAAAACCATAGGCTGTCAACAGTTCTTTCAGCAGTTGCAGTACCCTGGCCTGCTCTTCTTCGGGAGGAATGGGCGCAAAGCGGGGATTGAAGCCAAAAAATGTCCAGGTCACGCTTGGAGGGCTTAAATTTTGGTCATCGTCCAGAAAAAACTTTTTTCGTCCTCTTTTGAGATGTACTCATTCAAAAAGGCCATAATGCTTCCTCTTGGGAAGTGATGAAAAATCTCTGCTCCGGCCCATGGGCCACCCTTTCAGGTACTTCTACCACATGCTGTATGCCGGACAAGCAAAAAAGGAAGGAAAAACAGGGAAAAAAAGAAAAAATCCAGCAGATTGGGAATCCGGGCCCGCACCGCCCTTTCGACTCCCCTGTCCGCGGCATGCCACCCGGCTCAGGTCATTTTGCGGCAAGGTCCGGGAATCATCACCCATGCGCCAGGCATACCGGCAGAAACATTCTTGATCATGCCTCCTGAGGGGCAGCTCAGACAATATTTCTGAAACACCCGTCAAAAGCCAGAGCAGAAACATGAACGCAGGCATTCCCGCGCCACCGGTGCGCCCGAGAGCCGGTGATACTGCATGAGCACCTGATAGTGCCCGTCGCCAAGCAGCAGATCATCGCCCGCCCCGCACCGGCCCTGTCCGGCCTTTTCTATTCCCCAGGAGCGGCGG
This region includes:
- a CDS encoding IS630 family transposase, whose amino-acid sequence is MERADIVQAREEWRRVQDETPCEHLVFLDESGAKTNMTRLYGRAPLGERCFDHAPDGRWKTVTMLSSIRLDGTTECLVFAGALDRRTFEAYVKESLAPALKEGDVVVMDNLRAHKSPTAQQAIAARGARVLFLPAYSPDLNPIEKMWSKVKQLLRGFKAWNTDELFTAIGQALDKVTASDAKGWFASCGYSNFQS
- a CDS encoding helix-turn-helix domain-containing protein, with protein sequence MKIAGKDFRQRAVAVYQSGEFTREEVAKMFGYTTTTIGNWMRTFKKEGRITSLPRGHRAPAFTAGEQQQLRELVRKQPDMTLEEIRTHFGKNCSLPTVSNTLARLGLTFKKRR